Proteins from a genomic interval of Mycobacterium conspicuum:
- the eccB gene encoding type VII secretion protein EccB: MPLSLSNRDQNSGHLFYNRRLRAATTRFSARMKHDDRKQTAAIVLSMVLVAIGAGWMMLLNVLKPAGAVGDSAIIGDRDSGAIYARIDGRLYPALNLTSARLATGTAGQPTWVKPAEIAKYPTGPLVGIPGAPAAMTVNRGAVSAWSVCDTAGRPRSGDKPVVTSIAGELSAAGRAVPLHNDAGLLVTFDGNTYVIWGAKRSQIDPTNRAVTLSLGLDPGVTAPVEISRALFDALPATEPLRVPQVPEAGTPSKWVPGSQVGAVLQAQTATGGSQFYVLLPDGVQKINSFVADLLRSANSYGSTAPRAVSPDTLVNIPQVSSLPVDYYPTGRLNFVDPAANPTTCVGWEKASTDPQARVAVYNGRGLPVPESMDNRIVRLVRDDRDSASVVANQVLVLPGAANFVTSTSGAMTAYSRESLFWVSDNGVRFGIDADEATLRALGLDPAAAVQAPWPLLRTFAAGPALSRQAALLARDTVPALGQAAVVTTTAKAGG; the protein is encoded by the coding sequence ATGCCGCTGAGTTTGTCCAACCGGGACCAAAATTCCGGCCACCTGTTTTACAACCGGCGGTTGCGGGCGGCAACAACGCGCTTCTCGGCGCGGATGAAACACGACGACCGCAAGCAGACCGCCGCGATCGTGTTGTCGATGGTGTTGGTGGCGATCGGCGCGGGCTGGATGATGTTGCTCAACGTGCTCAAGCCCGCGGGGGCAGTGGGCGACTCGGCGATTATCGGCGACCGCGATTCCGGTGCAATCTACGCGCGCATCGACGGGCGACTGTATCCGGCGCTGAATTTGACCTCCGCGCGGCTGGCGACCGGCACTGCCGGGCAGCCGACGTGGGTCAAGCCCGCCGAGATCGCGAAGTATCCGACGGGGCCGCTGGTTGGCATCCCGGGGGCGCCCGCGGCGATGACGGTGAACCGCGGCGCCGTCTCGGCGTGGTCGGTGTGCGATACGGCAGGGCGTCCGCGCAGCGGGGATAAGCCGGTGGTCACCTCAATCGCGGGCGAACTCAGCGCCGCGGGACGCGCCGTACCGCTGCACAACGACGCGGGGCTGCTGGTGACATTCGACGGCAACACGTATGTGATTTGGGGAGCCAAGCGCTCACAGATCGACCCCACCAACCGGGCGGTCACCTTGAGCCTGGGGCTTGACCCGGGAGTGACTGCGCCGGTGGAGATTTCGCGCGCCCTGTTCGACGCACTGCCCGCGACGGAGCCGCTGCGCGTGCCGCAAGTACCGGAGGCGGGCACCCCGTCAAAGTGGGTGCCAGGTTCACAGGTGGGCGCGGTCCTGCAGGCCCAAACCGCCACCGGGGGAAGCCAGTTCTACGTGCTGCTACCCGACGGGGTGCAAAAGATCAACAGCTTCGTCGCCGATCTGCTGCGCAGCGCAAACTCTTACGGATCGACAGCGCCGCGGGCGGTGAGTCCCGATACGTTGGTCAACATCCCCCAAGTCTCGTCGTTGCCGGTCGACTACTATCCCACCGGGCGGCTGAATTTCGTTGACCCAGCGGCTAATCCGACAACATGTGTCGGCTGGGAGAAGGCGTCGACGGATCCCCAGGCCCGCGTCGCCGTGTATAACGGGCGGGGGCTTCCGGTGCCCGAGTCGATGGACAACCGGATCGTGCGCCTGGTGCGTGACGACCGCGACTCAGCATCGGTGGTCGCCAATCAGGTGCTGGTGTTGCCGGGCGCGGCCAACTTCGTGACGTCGACCAGCGGTGCGATGACCGCCTATTCTCGTGAATCGTTGTTTTGGGTGTCGGACAACGGGGTTCGATTCGGGATCGACGCCGACGAGGCGACGTTGCGCGCGCTGGGGCTCGATCCTGCCGCGGCAGTGCAGGCGCCGTGGCCGCTGTTGCGGACTTTTGCTGCGGGACCGGCTTTGTCGCGACAGGCGGCGCTTCTCGCCCGCGACACGGTCCCGGCGCTGGGTCAAGCGGCCGTCGTCACCACAACTGCGAAAGCCGGGGGCTAG
- a CDS encoding DUF5631 domain-containing protein, translating into MAGASALSAGAGAASGAAAGRAVEQQRLQRLVDAVARQEPRLSWAAGLRDDGTTNFVTDLAGGWIPPHIRLPAGVTLLEPTSRRHDAGVLDLLGAVVVAAAHEPNAYIEEPDSDPPRLTGDRTARSAAPTVDELGPTLVDAVRRRDGLPRIAQAVAAPATRNTGVGENEHALLRTSISDVQSAVLSAYPHHDPAAVGDWMLLAAIEALIDGHEYLANYHMAWFAVTNRRGGAHQLAT; encoded by the coding sequence GTGGCAGGAGCATCGGCGCTGTCGGCAGGAGCGGGCGCTGCTTCCGGCGCGGCGGCCGGCAGGGCCGTCGAGCAGCAACGGCTGCAGCGGCTCGTCGATGCGGTCGCCCGCCAAGAGCCGCGCCTGTCGTGGGCGGCTGGCCTACGCGACGACGGCACGACCAACTTCGTCACCGATCTCGCCGGCGGTTGGATCCCCCCGCACATCCGGCTTCCCGCAGGCGTGACGTTGCTCGAGCCGACGTCGCGACGCCACGACGCGGGCGTCCTCGATTTGCTGGGCGCCGTCGTTGTCGCGGCGGCTCACGAGCCCAATGCCTATATAGAGGAACCGGATTCCGATCCGCCCCGGCTCACCGGTGACCGGACGGCCCGCTCCGCCGCTCCCACGGTCGACGAGCTCGGACCGACCTTGGTGGACGCTGTCCGCCGTCGTGACGGACTACCGCGGATCGCGCAGGCGGTCGCCGCGCCGGCGACTCGGAATACCGGTGTCGGCGAGAACGAACACGCGCTGTTGCGCACAAGCATCAGCGACGTTCAAAGCGCAGTCCTGAGCGCCTACCCCCACCACGATCCGGCCGCGGTTGGCGATTGGATGCTGCTGGCGGCCATCGAGGCATTGATCGACGGGCATGAATATTTGGCGAACTATCACATGGCCTGGTTCGCGGTCACCAACCGTCGCGGCGGCGCGCACCAGCTTGCTACCTGA